The Primulina eburnea isolate SZY01 chromosome 13, ASM2296580v1, whole genome shotgun sequence genome includes a region encoding these proteins:
- the LOC140810526 gene encoding uncharacterized protein → MTMANSIPLFLGFLFWFYSSLAFVPATYSSNETDFLALLAFKSTILPDPLGPLNSWNQTSNFCTWEGIICSPHYHERVIEINLVSRGLKGTISPYVGNLSFLTRISLQNNNFHGVIPQEIGRLGQLEFVEFSGNSFTGDLPSNLSQCSNLVYLNMTDNSFSGMIPPELGSLHKLEVFNLTNNKFFGIIPPSIGNLTSLTHLSLSSCGLTGQIPESFGQLQSLILLQLTDNGFSGSIPLGLFNISTIQLFEAATNQLEGTIPENIGTTLTSLRGILLAQNKLSGVFPVSLLNSTTFERIGLFSNKLTGPIPKDLGRLSRLTVVAIWSNYFVGDISFISSLTNCTNLSVVLIGNNLFTGFLPISIANLSSKISKIDLSHNKIRGNISSDIRKLYNLARLNLSSNYLEGSIPLGIGNLGKLIDLDLGGNRFTSEIPSSIGNLTLLNHMFLQENHLFGSVPKSLINCTYLLSLNLSHNNLNGSIPQEIMSLSSLSVFLDLSHNSLTGSIPFEVGSLTKLGTLYLSDNRLSGLIPASLGSCTSLEELCLEGNSFEGEIPSELSDLEGLQILDISRNNLSGDIPSFLSELHLEKLNLSFNNFQGQVPISGVFRNKNLVSLGGNKELCGGILELELPACPSLKPSMEHLLTQPKFLIPILVLGIICATLLICWIRLVFRRRNTSNNSFSSFLSFAENYATRLSYSDLVKATGGFNEDNVVGVGRFGSVYRGILHGSTQLIAVKVFNLSVKGASKSLLSECKALRNVRHRNLLKILSICDSIDSQGYTFKALVYEFKANGSLEKWIHHNKEDGDAESKKLDLIQRLEIAIDVAHAVEYLHYGTDSVIVHGDLKPSNILLDHDMAALVGDFGLAKIVSSILPTCESSSSIGIMGTVGYIPPEYGWSWQVTTQGDIYSYGILLLEMFTGRRPTSDSFKGNLNLHDFVCTALPDQVMEIVDPIVLEGHEQNLIKMDKCLTCILSIGLACSKELPGDRMPINVVVQELQRVKDCYEAGESTGFEFYYSNNGRLVTLHGRTSSKTMANSTALLLGFLFCFFSSVTFTPATFSSNETDLLALLAFKSSIVLNPLGSLNSWNQTSNFCVWEGIVCSRRYKNRVAEINLMRRGLVGTLSPYIGNLTFLTRISIQNNGFQGGIPQEIGLLGRLEFVEFSSNSFTGELPRNLSQCSNLVYLNMSDNRFSGLIPSELGSMHKVEVFILTDNKFLGIVPPSIGNLTSLTHLSLSSCGLTGQIPESFGRLQSLIILQLTGNSFTGGIPLGLFNISTIQLFEAANNQLEGTIPETIGITLTSLTGVLLAQNKLSGVFPVSLLNSTALERIGLFSNKLTGPIPKDLGRLSRLTVVAIWSNNFVGDISFISSLTNCTNLRVLLIDNNLFTGFLPISIANLSGQITQLGISHNKIRGNISSDIRNLHSLARLNFSSNYLEGSIPLGIGNLGKLIYLDLGGNRFTNEIPSMFGNLTSLNHMFFQENHLFGTVPKSLINCTKLLSLDLSHNNLYGSIPKEITSLSSLSVFLDLSHNSFTGSIPLEVGSLTKLGNLDLSDNTLSGLIPASLGSCTSLEELYLQGNSFEGEIPSELSDLKGLQFLDLSRNNLSGKIPSFLSRLQLEKLNLSFNDLQGQVPISGVFRNKNLVSLGGNKELCGGILELELPACPSLKPSVEHLLTQPKFLIPMLVFGIICITLLICWIRLTFRKRNTRKNSFSSFLSFPENQVMRLSYSDLVKATGGFNKDNVVGVGRFGSVYRGILHGSAQLIAVKVFNLSVKGAFKSLLSECKALRNARHRNLLKILSICDSIDSQGSAFKALVYEFKANGSLEKWIHHNREDGDSESTKLDLIQRLEIAIDVAHAVEYLHCGTDSVIVHGDLKPSNILLDHDMVALVGDFGLAKIVSSILPTGESSSSVRIMGTFGYIPPEYGSSWQVTMQGDVYSYGILLLEMFTGRRPTSDSFKGHLNLHDFVSSALPDQVMEIVDPIVLEGHEQNLIKMEKCLTSILSIGLACSEELPGDRMPMNDVVQALQMVKDYHEAGGFTGFQF, encoded by the exons ATGACCATGGCAAACTCCATACCACTATTTCTTGGCTTCTTATTTTGGTTCTATTCTTCTCTGGCCTTCGTTCCAGCAACATACTCGAGCAACGAAACCGATTTTCTTGCACTTCTAGCCTTCAAATCCACCATTTTACCTGATCCTCTGGGACCCCTGAACTCGTGGAACCAAACCTCAAATTTCTGTACCTGGGAAGGCATAATTTGCAGCCCACACTACCATGAAAGAGTTATCGAAATAAATCTAGTATCACGTGGCTTGAAGGGAACTATTTCGCCATATGTAGGCAATCTATCTTTTCTTACAAGGATCTCCCTCCAAAACAATAACTTCCACGGCGTCATACCTCAAGAAATCGGTCGATTAGGACAACTAGAGTTTGTAGAATTCAGCGGAAATTCTTTCACTGGGGATTTGCCTAGCAATCTGTCACAATGTTCAAATCTTGTTTATCTTAACATGACTGATAATAGCTTTTCTGGTATGATACCACCGGAGCTCGGTTCCCTGCATAAACTAGAGGTTTTTAACTTGACAAACAATAAGTTTTTCGGCATTATCCCTCCCTCCATTGGTAACCTTACATCTCTCACACATCTTTCTCTGAGTTCCTGTGGGTTGACAGGACAAATTCCAGAGTCGTTTGGCCAACTACAGAGCCTAATTCTTCTCCAATTAACGGATAATGGTTTCAGTGGTAGCATTCCTTTGGGACTCTTCAATATATCAACTATTCAATTGTTTGAAGCTGCTACCAATCAGCTAGAAGGAACCATACCAGAAAACATAGGCACCACCCTTACTAGTTTGAGGGGCATTTTGTTGGCACAAAACAAACTAAGTGGGGTGTTTCCTGTTTCACTTCTAAATTCTACGACATTCGAAAGGATAGGCTTATTCTCGAATAAGTTAACAGGGCCAATACCTAAAGATCTTGGCAGGCTTTCGAGGCTCACTGTTGTTGCCATTTGGAGTAACTATTTCGTGGGAGATATcagttttatttcttcattgaCAAACTGCACGAACCTAAGTGTTGTTCTAATCGGTAACAACCTGTTCACTGGTTTCTTGCCAATCTCCATCGCCAATCTTTCCAGTAAAATTTCCAAGATAGATCTTTCTCATAATAAGATACGTGGAAACATTAGTTCAGATATTAGAAAACTTTACAATCTGGCTCGATTGAATCTCTCTAGCAATTATCTTGAGGGTTCTATTCCTCTTGGAATTGGGAATCTTGGTAAATTGATAGATCTTGATCTGGGAGGTAACAGATTTACCAGTGAGATACCATCTTCGATCGGTAACCTGACGTTGTTAAATCACATGTTCTTGCAAGAAAATCACCTCTTCGGAAGTGTACCTAagagtctcatcaattgcacttacttgttgtCTCTGAATCTCTCTCATAACAATCTTAATGGCTCGATACCACAAGAGATTATGAGTCTTTCTTCCCTCTCTGTTTTtcttgatctgtctcacaattCCTTAACGGGCTCTATTCCTTTCGAAGTTGGCTCATTGACGAAGCTAGGAACCCTATATTTGTCTGACAATAGATTATCTGGACTTATTCCTGCTTCTCTGGGCAGCTGCACGAGCTTGGAAGAACTTTGTCTTGAGGGCAATTCTTTTGAAGGCGAAATACCTTCCGAGTTGAGTGACTTGGAGGGTCTACAAATCTTAGATATTTCAAGAAACAACCTTTCTGGGGATATCCCAAGTTTTCTGAGTGAGCTACACCTCGAAAAACTTAACTTGTCATTCAATAATTTTCAAGGACAAGTCCCAATATCAGGAGTATTTAGAAACAAAAATCTTGTATCTCTTGGTGGAAACAAAGAACTCTGTGGAGGGATTCTTGAGCTAGAACTCCCCGCATGCCCTTCATTGAAGCCCTCCATGGAACACTTGTTAACTCAACCGAAATTTCTGATTCCGATACTGGTTTTAGGAATCATCTGCGCAACACTTTTAATATGCTGGATCAGACTCGTATTTAGAAGAAGAAACACAAGTAACAACTCATTTTCTTCCTTTCTGTCCTTTGCTGAAAATTATGCTACGAGGCTTTCTTACTCGGATCTGGTAAAAGCCACTGGGGGGTTCAACGAGGATAATGTGGTTGGAGTCGGGAGATTTGGATCGGTTTACAGAGGTATCCTTCATGGTTCAACGCAATTAATTGCAGTGAAAGTGTTCAATCTGTCTGTTAAAGGTGCCTCCAAGAGTTTGCTGTCAGAATGCAAGGCATTGAGAAATGTGAGGCATCgaaatttattgaaaatattgAGTATTTGTGATAGTATAGACTCACAAGGATATACTTTTAAAGCATTGGTTTATGAGTTCAAGGCTAATGGGAGTTTAGAAAAGTGGATACACCATAATAAAGAAGATGGTGATGCAGAATCCAAGAAACTTGACTTGATCCAACGGCTTGAAATCGCCATTGATGTTGCTCATGCTGTAGAATATTTGCATTATGGGACTGATTCAGTTATTGTTCATGGTGATTTGAAGCCAAGTAACATTCTTTTGGATCATGATATGGCGGCACTTGTTGGTGATTTCGGATTAGCTAAGATCGTTTCAAGCATTTTGCCAACATGTGAAAGTAGTAGTTCGATTGGAATAATGGGTACCGTTGGATATATTCCTCCAG AATACGGGTGGAGCTGGCAGGTCACGACGCAAGGGGATATCTACAGTTACGGGATTCTTCTCTTGGAGATGTTCACCGGAAGAAGGCCAACAAGTGACTCGTTCAAAGGCAACCTGAATCTTCACGATTTCGTTTGTACTGCGTTACCGGATCAAGTAATGGAAATTGTTGATCCAATTGTTCTAGAAGGACATGAGCAGAATTTGATCAAGATGGACAAATGTTTGACATGTATACTAAGCATTGGACTTGCATGCTCAAAGGAGTTACCAGGTGACAGAATGCCCATAAATGTTGTAGTTCAAGAGTTGCAAAGGGTAAAAGATTGTTACGAAGCTGGAGAATCTACAGGTTTCGAGTTTTA TTATTCTAACAATGGCAGATTGGTTACATTACATGGACGAACTTCTTCAAAGACCATGGCAAACTCCACAGCACTGTTACTTGGCTTCTTGTTTTGCTTCTTTTCTTCTGTCACCTTTACTCCAGCAACATTCTCGAGTAACGAAACCGATTTACTTGCACTACTCGCCTTCAAATCCAGTATTGTACTTAATCCTCTCGGATctctaaattcttggaaccaaaCATCAAATTTCTGCGTCTGGGAAGGCATAGTTTGTAGCCGAAGGTACAAGAACAGAGTCGCCGAAATAAATTTAATGCGGCGTGGCTTGGTGGGTACCCTTTCGCCTTACATAGGTAATCTCACGTTCCTGACgcgaatatccatccaaaacaatGGTTTCCAAGGCGGTATACCTCAAGAAATCGGTCTTTTAGGACGACTAGAGTTTGTAGAATTCAGCAGTAATTCTTTCACTGGGGAGTTGCCTAGGAATCTGTCACAATGTTCAAATCTTGTTTATCTTAACATGTCTGATAATAGATTTTCTGGTCTGATACCATCGGAGCTCGGTTCCATGCATAAAGTAGAGGTTTTTATCTTGACAGATAATAAGTTTTTAGGCATTGTCCCTCCCTCCATTGGGAACCTTACATCTCTCACACATCTTTCTCTGAGTTCCTGTGGGTTGACAGGACAAATTCCAGAGTCGTTTGGGCGACTGCAAAGCCTAATTATTCTCCAATTAACGGGAAACAGTTTTACTGGTGGCATTCCTTTGGGACTCTTCAATATATCTACCATTCAATTATTTGAAGCTGCTAATAATCAGCTCGAAGGAACCATACCAGAAACCATAGGCATCACGCTTACTAGTTTAACGGGCGTTTTGTTGGCACAAAACAAGCTAAGCGGAGTGTTTCCAGTTTCACTTTTAAACTCTACCGCTCTCGAAAGAATAGGCTTATTCTCTAATAAGTTAACAGGGCCAATACCAAAAGATCTTGGCAGACTTTCGAGGCTCACTGTTGTTGCCATTTGGAGTAACAACTTTGTTGGAGATATcagttttatttcttcattgaCAAACTGCACGAACCTAAGAGTTCTTCTAATCGATAACAACTTGTTCACTGGTTTCTTGCCAATCTCCATTGCCAATCTTTCAGGTCAAATTACCCAGCTAGGCATTTCTCATAATAAGATACGAGGAAATATTAGTTCAGATATTCGAAACCTTCACAGTCTGGCTCGATTGAATTTCTCTAGCAATTATCTAGAGGGGTCGATTCCTCTTGGAATTGGGAATCTTGGTAAATTGATATATCTTGATTTGGGAGGCAACAGATTTACCAATGAGATACCATCTATGTTCGGTAATTTGACGTCGTTAAATCACATGTTCTTTCAAGAAAATCACCTCTTCGGAACTGTACCCAAGAGTCTCATCAATTGTACAAAGTTATTATCTCTAGATCTTTCTCATAACAATCTCTATGGCTCGATACCGAAAGAGATTACGAGTCTTTCTTCGCTTTCTGTTTTtcttgatctgtctcacaattCCTTCACGGGCTCTATTCCTCTCGAAGTTGGCTCATTGACAAAGCTAGGAAACTTAGATTTGTCGGACAATACATTATCTGGACTTATTCCTGCCTCTTTAGGCAGCTGCACAAGCTTGGAAGAACTTTATCTTCAAGGAAATTCTTTTGAAGGGGAAATACCTTCAGAGTTGAGTGACTTAAAGGGTTTACAATTCTTGGATCTTTCAAGAAACAACCTTTCAGGAAAAATCCCTAGTTTCTTGAGTAGGTTACAACTCGAAAAACTTAACTTGTCATTCAATGATCTGCAAGGACAAGTCCCAATATCAGGAGTATTTAGAAACAAAAATCTTGTATCTCTTGGTGGAAACAAAGAACTCTGTGGAGGGATTCTTGAGCTAGAACTCCCCGCATGCCCTTCATTGAAGCCCTCCGTGGAACACTTGTTAACTCAACCGAAATTTCTGATTCCGATGCTGGTTTTCGGAATAATCTGCATAACACTTTTAATATGCTGGATCAGACTCACTTTTAGGAAAAGAAACACAAGGAAAAACTCATTTTCTTCCTTTCTGTCCTTTCCTGAAAATCAAGTTATGAGGCTTTCCTACTCGGATCTTGTAAAAGCCACTGGGGGGTTCAACAAGGATAATGTGGTTGGAGTCGGGAGATTTGGATCGGTTTACAGAGGTATCCTTCATGGTTCAGCGCAATTAATTGCAGTGAAAGTGTTCAATCTGTCTGTTAAAGGTGCCTTCAAGAGTTTGCTGTCAGAATGCAAGGCATTGAGAAATGCGAGGCATCgaaatttattgaaaatattaagCATTTGTGATAGTATAGACTCACAAGGATCTGCTTTTAAAGCATTGGTTTATGAGTTCAAGGCTAATGGGAGTTTAGAAAAGTGGATACACCATAATAGAGAAGATGGTGATTCAGAATCCACGAAACTTGACTTGATCCAACGGCTTGAAATCGCCATTGATGTTGCTCATGCGGTAGAATACTTACATTGTGGGACTGATTCGGTGATTGTTCATGGTGATTTGAAGCCAAGTAACATTCTTTTGGATCATGATATGGTGGCACTTGTTGGTGATTTCGGATTGGCTAAGATTGTTTCGAGCAttttgccaacaggtgaaagtaGTAGTTCGGTGAGAATCATGGGTACCTTTGGATATATTCCTCCAG aatacgGGTCGAGCTGGCAGGTCACGATGCAAGGGGATGTATACAGTTACGGTATTCTTCTCTTGGAGATGTTCACCGGAAGAAGGCCAACGAGTGACTCGTTCAAGGGCCACCTGAATCTTCATGATTTCGTTAGTAGTGCGTTGCCGGATCAAGTAATGGAAATTGTTGATCCAATTGTTCTTGAAGGACATGAGCAGAATTTGATAAAGATGGAGAAATGTTTGACAAGTATACTAAGCATTGGACTTGCATGCTCAGAGGAGTTACCAGGTGACAGAATGCCCATGAATGATGTGGTTCAAGCGTTGCAAATGGTAAAAGATTATCATGAGGCTGGAGGTTTTACAGGTTTCCAGTTTTAG